Part of the Chlorogloeopsis sp. ULAP01 genome, AAAACAAAGTAAGAATGAATTAGGTTGGGCAGATTATCGTTTGACTCACTATCCAGATATTGAGCGATGGTGAGCCAGCGCGTTGCGGGGGTTCCCCCCGTTGTAGCGACTGGCGAACCCGAAGGGTGGGAGATTGTTTGTAGTAGCTATTTGATGGTTAGTCTTCATTCAGACCAAATGCGCTCTTCTCCGTCACAATCTCAATCAAAATTGGCTTCTCATCCCTGGTGGAATAATGGTAAAGGCTGGAAGAATATTCTGAACAATCTCCGTTTAATAGTTCAACCTTTTATCCTATTTAATTTAATTCAACCTTGGCTTACAGTTTTCCTTATCCCCCAATTATCTTTGGGATTTGCGCTCACTTCAATCCATTGTTAATTACCTTACTTATCCCATTTTTATCTTCCTGTCTCACCCTGATTTCTTTTTTTCCTCTGCCTAAAGTGACAAAAGAGCGATAAACAGCGTAAACGGGTAGAGGGTCACGGTTATCAAAGCGATAAGGTGTACGGAGGTTAATCTGACAAAACCTTATCGCCAGTTTTGTTTGCCGAGCAGGTCGCTGGCTCGTGGATGGTAATTCAATTTCCTGTTCAAAACTGATAGGTTGTGCTTCTAATTTCGACCAGAGACGCTCACTATCACGATCCAAACTACGGTTATGCGCCGCACGAATCAGAACTCCAGTGTGCTGAAGTTGACGAGTTTTATCAAAAACTTCTGTGATATCGCCTTCGCGGTCAAAAACATGAATTACCCGCGTATGCGGCTTACAAGGTTTTCGATAGTGGTGAGTGCTTCCACCCATTTATAAGATTCTTTTTGCTCAAAGGGTCGGTTTCGGGCTTCTTTACGGGCTGCTGCCTGTCGCTGTTTCTTCTGTGTTGGAGTTTCATCTAGCGGCGGTTTCAATTTTGGCTCCCGATTCCATAATTTTTGCCACAACAACCCAACAGATTGACCACTCTCAGGTTTTATAGAAGACAGCACTGTGCAATATTAAGCCGTTACCGCCTTTGCCAATTGGGCCATAACCTTCTTTTTTAGCTGTAATACTGCCATAACCCTTGAAAAGTCGTGTCTCCCACACACAGCACTACATCCTGTTCTGCAACAGTCTCCGCCGTCATCTGACAGTGCGGCTCAATCATGCTTGAAAATTGCACTTTTGGATTGGCAAAAACTCGTAAGCTCTTTTGAGTACTGTTCCATTGCTGAAGATTTCTGACAGTCCTTTGCCAAATCCAAGGCTTAGAGCATAGCCTATCGACATTGCACGCTCATTTAATCGGCGATCGCCCAGTTCTAGGGTTGCAAAATTCTTCTCCCACCAGTCCAGCATTGCTTATCACCTTTAGCACCCGATTTCAATTACCGTACCGTATATGTTGTGCTGTTTCTCAAATCCTTTACCACT contains:
- a CDS encoding transposase DNA-binding-containing protein; amino-acid sequence: MLDWWEKNFATLELGDRRLNERAMSIGYALSLGFGKGLSEIFSNGTVLKRAYEFLPIQKCNFQA